The following proteins are co-located in the Salvelinus namaycush isolate Seneca chromosome 31, SaNama_1.0, whole genome shotgun sequence genome:
- the LOC120026257 gene encoding zinc-binding protein A33-like, whose translation MAGKVSKSSAQRLSRDLTCSICLDLFKQPVFLPCDHTFCQACIAGYWAGPRGQVQGGSGSCPQCRKVFPGQSYRPNRIVANIVESYCQGLEESGGLLGDVGVPERSSAPAPAPRCVRHREELKLYCEEDQELVCLVCGLSQEHRNHTMVCVQEAQQRYRASLNSSMDSLKGELNTALQCERETEEEVKKLKEHTADLKQRIEAQFSDLHQFLYQEEKLLQVKLKTVERMELIRLDEHKALLCVEVCRLQKALNEIEDNLRVQDPFTLLRNIKTLLQRPSPKFEKPTLTAPSLCEGRFAGPLQYRVWKSLKGSIYPVPAAITLNSSTANPWLSLTSSLTCVRYQTFNHSVQDNPHRFNAALSLLGSQGFTHGRHYWEIEVYSSTVWTVGVARESVSRKGVIKALPSNGFWTLSLSYGIQYMACTSPPTVLSLEEPLARIGVYLDYKRGLVSFYNAESMTHLYTFRETFTETLYPYFNLGFLDKVHENEPLKVFLPKI comes from the exons ATGGCTGGGAAAGTATCCAAGAGCTCAGCACAGCGACTCAGCCGAGACCTGACCTGTTCTATCTGCCTGGACCTCTTCAAGCAGCCTGTCTTCCTGCCCTGCGACCATACCTTCTGCCAGGCATGCATCGCTGGCTACTGGGCGGGCCCCAGAGGCCAGGTCCAGGGTGGATCTGGATCCTGTCCACAGTGCAGGAAGGTGTTCCCTGGCCAGAGCTACCGGCCCAACCGCATCGTGGCCAACATAGTGGAGAGCTACTGCCAGGGCCTGGAGGAGAGCGGGGGGCTGCTGGGGGACGTGGGGGTACCAGAGAGGAGCTCTGCCCCTGCTCCTGCCCCACGCTGTGTCCGGCACCGAGAGGAGCTGAAGCTCTACTGTGAGGAGGACCAGGAGctggtgtgtctggtgtgtggACTCTCTCAGGAGCACAGGAACCACACCATGGTGTGTGTCCAGGAGGCACAGCAGAGATACAGG GCTTCTCTCAACAGCTCCATGGACTCTCTGAAAGGGGAGCTGAACACGGCCctgcagtgtgagagagagactgaggaagagGTCAAGAAGCTCAAG GAGCACACGGCGGACCTGAAGCAGCGCATCGAGGCCCAGTTCAGCGACCTGCACCAGTTCCTTTACCAGGAGGAGAAGCTGCTGCAGGTGAAGCTGAAGACAGTGGAGCGCATGGAGCTGATCAGACTGGACGAACACAAGGCCCTGCTCTGTGTGGAGGTCTGCCGTCTGCAGAAGGCCCTGAACGAGATCGAGGACAATCTGAGGGTGCAGGACCCCTTTACACTGCTGCGG AATATCAAGACCCTGCTCCAGAG GCCGTCTCCGAAGTTTGAGAAGCCTACCCTCACGGCTCCTAGTCTGTGTGAGGGGCGGTTCGCAGGGCCCCTGCAGTACCGAGTGTGGAAATCACTGAAAGGAAGCATCTACCCAG TTCCAGCTGCCATCACCTTAAACTCGAGCACGGCCAACCCGTGGCTCAGCCTGACCTCATCCCTCACCTGTGTCCGCTACCAGACCTTCAACCACTCTGTCCAGGACAACCCTCACCGCTTCAACGCTGCCCTGTCCCTACTGGGCAGTCAGGGCTTCACCCACGGCCGTCACTACTGGGAGATAGAGGTGTACAGCAGCACTGTGTGGACCGTGGGGGTAGCCAGAGAGTCTGTATCCAGGAAGGGGGTCATCAAAGCCCTGCCATCCAACGGCTTCTGGACCCTGTCCTTGTCCTATGGAATACAGTACATGGCCTGTACATCGCCCCCTACTGTCCTGTCACTTGAGGAGCCTCTGGCTAGGATAGGGGTGTATCTGGATTATAAGAGGGGTCTGGTGTCTTTCTACAATGCAGAGAGCATGACTCATCTCTATACCTTCCGTGAAACCTTCACAGAGACGTTGTACCCCTACTTCAACCTGGGATTCCTGGATAAAGTGCATGAGAATGAGCCCCTCAAAGTTTTCCTTCCCAAAATCTGA